Genomic window (Bacillus pumilus):
CACACAAGAGTGGTCGAAACAACACCAGAGGAAGCGCCCTCTTTATTACGATTATTGATGACAGAGTATGGAGAAGGCTCAGTGATAACGGCGGCCGATCATCGGTTTGAACAATATGGATTTCATCCGATGTTTGACAGCTTGCAGCACGAAGGATTCTCAGTCACAAACTGGGATGCTGAGGCATCAAGGGAAGAAAATATCAGACTGGCAGAACAAGCGACATATTCCGTTGTGTTCAGTGACTATACCCTTGCAGAATCAGGTACAGTCGTTCTTTCATCCCATCAAGGCCAAGGCAGAGCGCTGCATTTTTTACCAATGATGTATATCGTGTGTATCGAAAAAAGCACGGTGGTTCCGCGGATGATTCAGGCTGTTTCGGCTCTGAATCGCTCGGTAGAAGAGGGAGAGCAGGCGAAAGGTGCCATTCATTTTATATCAGGTCCGAGTAACTCTGCGGATATTGAGATGAATTTAGTGGTAGGCGTTCATGGTCCAGTTCGGGCCGTTTATCTATTGATAGATGATGAGTGATGGCTTTCGAGATGAAAGCCATTTTCCCATGCAAAAAGCTTACGCAAGTTTTAAAATCATCTTGCCTCTATCGGATTGGACATAGTAAGATGACGACATACAAGATGAATTTCTTATCTACTGCTGATGTAAAGGAAGCTGCTTATGGACATGAAGACAACTGCTCCAAAGAAATCAATTGCACTGCCGCTTGTGATTTCAATTATTGCCATTTCATTTTCTGCTATCATTGTGAAATGGTCAAATGCACCTGCTGCTATTTTAAGTATGTATCGTATGATGTTTGCCGCAGCCTTTATGCTGCCGTTTATCCTGCCACGAAAAAAAGAGTTTCTCTCGATTAAGCGTAGAGACTGGCTTTTCTTATGTATGTCCGGCTTTTTTTTAGGACTCCATTTTGTGTTATGGTTTGGATCACTGAAGCTGACGACTGTGGCAAGCTCTACTATTATTATCGCCCTTCAGCCGATGGTCTCCTTATTAGGCGGCTTTCTCATTTTCCGTGAACGAACCACGCTGCCCGCACTCTTGACGATGTGTGCCGCAATTGTTGGTGCACTTATGATTGGATGGGGAGACATAGGTCATAGCCAGGAAGCCATCCTAGGAGACATTTTATCCTTTTTAAGTGTGATCGCGGTTGTTTGTTATTTATTAATAGGTCAACAGGCTGTAAGGAAAATATCTCATTGGATTTATAGTTTTTGTGTGTTTGGCTTTGCCGGTCTTTTTTTAATTTTATTCAATTTGATTCAGCAAACTCCTTTTACAGGCTATCCGGGTAAAGAGTGGGGAATCTTTATATTACTTGCCATCATTCCCACCATGTCTCATGTGATTAACAATTGGCTTTTAACCTATGTCAATGCCACAACTATTTCAATGAGTATACTTGGCGAACCTGTTGGAGCCACGATTCTTGCTGTTTGGCTGCTTGGAGAGAAACTCACCCTGCTTCAAATGTTTGGCGGGCTTCTTGTCCTTTTAGGTGTCTTTTTGTTTTTGATGCAGCAGCGTCAAGGAATTGTGAAAAAACCAAAAAAATCCGGTTAAATCCCGGATTTTTACTCTTTTAAATCGTTTTTTTCAATCACTTTGTTCAATTTTTCCTCCACCTTCTTCAATTCCATTCGTTTTCTTCTGATCATTCGAAAAGCGATGACAATGATCGTCACGATAGCAGCAATGAATAGAAGAGAGAACACTTGAAATAGAAGATCACCCATGTTAAATGCCATATTCTCTCCGTTAGACATACGTAAAACCTCCCTTTCTATCTATATATTACCATAATCAATAAAAGATTGAGATTTATCCATCATTTATCTATAATAGGTAAAATATCACTTATTAAAGGAGAACCATTATGAGAACTTTAGTCCTTTTACGAGGTCTCCCAGGCGTAGGGAAATCAACTTGGATCAAAGCGCAAGGCTTAGAGCCTTACACTTTATCAGCGGATCAAATCCGTCTTTTGACGCAGCCACCGCAGTTGTCTGTCAATGGGAAACTAGAAATTTCAAGCAAACATGACCACAAAATCTGGTCTTTATTATTTGAATTACTCACAGCCCGTATGGAGCGTGGAGACTTTACTGTGATTGATGCCACGCATATTTCAAGCAAATCGATATCTCAATATAAATCGCTGGCCACATCGTATCGTTACAGGGTGTATGTCGTCGATTTCACTCAGGTGCCGCTTGAAACAGCTCTTTTGCAAAATCGCTCAAGGGAACCTCACAAAGTTGTGAGAGAGTCTGTTTTGTACCAAATGAATGAGCGATTAAAAACAGAAAAGGTCCCATCATGGGTAACTGTATTACAGCCGGAAGAATATCCGCAAGTGATGACCTATCAGCCCCGATCCTTCGATCAATATGAGGCCATTCATGTATTCGGAGATATTCATGGCTGTCATACCGCTCTGACCACCTATTTGCAAGGAGACATTAAAGAAAATGAACTTTATATCTTTGCAGGTGATCTACTTGATAGAGGAATAGAAAACAAGGAAGTATTAGAATGGATGCTTGCACATAGAGAATGCCGGAATGTCATCGTGATTGAAGGCAATCATGATCAGCATTTATACCGGTTTGCTCATGGTGAAAAAGTACGAAGCAATATGTTTAATCGGCACACTGCACCTGAGATCGAAGCAGCAGACTTTGATTTAAAAGAAGTACGAAAGTTTGTCAGAACATTTCATCAGCTGACTTATTTTACGTACCATGGCAAAACATTTCTTGTTACCCACGGAGGGCTTGCTCATTTGCCAAAAGAACTTCTGCATGTGTCAACCCAGCAGCTCATTCATGGGGTAGGTGAATATTCAGATGACATTGACCATTTGTTTGTACAAAACACCGCTGGATTAGATATCATTCAAATTCACGGACATCGCAATTTATACAGACTGCCTATTCAAGCAGCGGAAAGGTCTTATAATTTAGAAGGCCAAGTTGAATTCGGTGGGCAGCTGAGGGTGTTGAAAATCACAGCTGACGGAATTGAGACTCACGAAATTGCCAATCCAGTCTATAGAGCTTCTGAGAAAAAACCATCGGCTACTATTCAGCCAGATATCTCACTGGATGACTTTTTAGCTCACTTAGATCAGCATGAATATGTACAGGAATTAAAGCTTCCGCACCATATTTCATCTTTTAACTTTACGAAAAAAGCGTTCAGTGAACGGCAGTGGGATGATGTGAATGTGAAGGCGAGAGGTTTGTTTGTCAATATGGTGTCAAAGCAGATTGTTTCAAGAAGCTACAACAAATTTTTTAACATTGACGAGCGTCCGGAGACAAAAATGCATCATCTAGTGAACCATCTTCAATTTCCTGTTACCGTCTATGATAAAGCAAATGGATACTTAGGAACGGTTGGATACAACGAATTAGAAGATGAATTGGTGTTTACGTCCAAATCGTATACATCTCATGTGAAACAAAATCAGCATGCATCATGGGTCGAAGAACTATTCTATCAGACCTTCGGTGATGTGCAGGTCGACTATATCAAATCATATGTACGTGACCATCATGTATCTCTCGTGTTTGAAGTCATTTTGCCAGAGAAAGACCCGCATATTATCACATACGAACAAGATCAACTCATTTTACTTGATATTGTGAAGCGTCAGCTAAGCTATGAAAAAGCACCATTTAATGAAGTGAAAAGGTTAAGTGAACAGCTAGGAATGTCCAGCAAGCAGGAAGTGGCTGTGTTCCACGATTGGACGTCTTTTTATAAATGGTATCAGGCCGTATCTCATGACGACTCGATCAAAGAAGAGGGGTATGTGATTGAGGATAACAGCGGCTTTATGACCAAGCTCAAGCTGCCTTATTATCAATTTTGGAAGCAGATGCGCGCGATCAAACAGCGCGTTGCAGAGAAGCGTTCCTCGCAAAAATATATGCAGGCTTTGCAAACAGCGGAGCAAGCTAGATTTTATACGTGGCTTCTTGAGCAAGAACCAGAGAATGTGAGAAAACGCTCAATTATTGAGCTACGATCACAATTTGAGCAAACTGAAGCAGCCCAATCGAATCATGATGAAATAAATGCATAGTGTAAAAAAGAGTCTTTCTAAACAAGAGATGAGATAGTTGCCAGAGGGACTAAAATAATCTTTGTTTTAGTCCTTTCTCTTCTTATGTGCAGAAAATATGCAGAAAAAAAGATTATTAAAAGTGTTGATATATGGATCAGGGAAGGTTGAAATGGCTTAAAGAGAAATAAGCGGCGAGCGCAAGAAGTCTTAATATATAGATCTATTTCTAGCCCCTCCAAGTCTCTTTATATGGACATATGTTGCTGGCTATGAACTCATCAGTTAAGAGAAGGGCAACAAAGTTTGAACCAATTGCCTGTGAAATAGCCCCCAAAGTGGATAGAATTTGTGCTCCTTCTTCCTTGTTTTTTAATTCATAAACGCCACCAATTGCTTCTAAACCAGCACCTAATGCTTGAATCGAATTACCAACAGCAAATAGTTGCTCTCCAATGATATAGTCTCCAGTAGCAGCGATAGAGGCACCAATCGATTGAAAGGAATCACCAAGTATCTCTAGACGAAGATTATCTGAATTTTCACCCTCCACATCTTGTAAATAAGCAGCTAATGAGCTTGTTGATGCACCAGCACCATCAATTAAGTTTCCAGTAAAAGCATAAGAATACTCCTCAGGGGCTATTGCTATAACAAAAGATCCGACTGCTTGCAGACCTTCTCCAATTGCTACAAGTTTATTATTGATTTCATTCATTCCTGCTAAAGATCTGATTTCTGCAATTGCAGAAATGATTGTACCAAGCGCATCAATCCAAGCTCCTGTTAAAATGTTGTACTCAGCAACATTACACATGTTCCACCTCAAATTGTTGTAGATTAACTGGCAGCAATATCACCGATTTCTGAATTCCCTTTTTAATAATATAGTCTGAACAAAGGAAAGGAGTGAAGGTCAAAATGCTTTCCAATAAAGAAACATTGAATCGAACAAAAAAGCTTATCATGATGTTGTAATGGGTACATGAGGATACGCCGTCCAAACAAGTAAAGGGAGGTATATATTGATCCCTATGATGATCACATTCATTCTCCAATCGATCAGGAATGAATATGTAGTGCTGATGACACCCGTATGTCACAAAACTGCCAATATTTATAAGTCCTTTGGATGCAATGTAAATAGGTATCATTTCTCAATTATTATTATTTTCAGAAAATGTGGTGACGGGGTAAAATAAGTGTGTTTAAGTATAAGTAGAAGAAATTAAAATATTAATATAATATACCCCATGCGGAATGAACATTCATTCCTAAAGTGAGAGGAGGGGGATAAAATGCCAGCAGCTCCTGATAAACAAGAACAGATCATGAAGGCTTCACTAGACTTATTTATTGAGCGAGGCTTTGATGGGACCACGATGCCAATGATTTCAAAAAAAGCAAACGTCGGAGCGGGAACCATTTACCGTTATTTCGACAGTAAAGAGGCACTCGTCAATACTTTGTATCAGCGCAGCCTTTCTGCTTTTATCGAGAAAATGAACACAAACAGTCCAGATCCAAATGAAAGTATTCGAGCGTACTTTAAGCATGTATTTTACTGCTTGGTTTTATTTACAAAGGAGAATCCAAGCGGACTATATTTCTTAGAAATTGATAAACGATCCCATTACTTAGACGAGACGAGCAAAGAGAAAATGCAGCATTTATTACATGGACTCTTCCTTATCTTTGAAGAAGGAAAAAAGGATGGGATTCATCCAAATCTTTCAGGTAGAACCATTTTATCAATTGTATTCGGTGCCTTTGTACAGCTGCATAAACAAATTCTTGCGGAAGAAATAGAGCCAACGATTGAATTTCTAGAAGACATTGAGCAAAGCCTATGGCGCGCCATTAGCGTTGCATCTAAATGAAATAAAGGGAGTGGGCATATGCAACAAACATCAATCATTCCAAAACCAAAAACATACGGACCATTTAAAAATATCCCTCATATCAAAAAAGGGGAGCTTTCTCAAACCTTTTGGCGGCTGGCAGATGAATTAGGGCCGATCTTTCAGTTTGAATTTGCAAAAGCGACAAGTATTTTTGTTTCTAATCATGAACTTTTCCAAGAAATATGTGATGAGAGCCGTTTTGATAAATACATTGGAAGCAGTCTCAATAAAGTCAGAACATTTTCAGGGGATGGGTTATTTACAAGCTGGACAGACGAGCCGAACTGGAGAAAGGCTCATCACATCTTGATGCCGGCGTTTAGCCAGCAGGCTATGAAGGGCTATCATGAGATGATGCTCGATATTGCCACACAGCTTGTACAAAAATGGCAAAGAACTGGTCATGATGAAGAAATTGAAGTAGCAGAGGACATGACAAAGCTCACTTTAGATACGATCGGGCTATGTGGTTTTGATTTTCGATTTAACAGCTTTTATAAAGAAAATCAGCATCCATTCATCGAAAGTATGGTGAATGGTTTAAACGAAGCGATGGATCAGGCAAGCAGATTGCCCGTTGCAGATAAATTAATGATCAAAAGAAGAAAAGAATTTGAACAAAATGTTGATTTTATGAAGCAATTAGTAGATGACATTATTCAAGAACGAAAAAAACAAGATAAAACGGGCAATGATTTACTGTCCCTCATGCTGCATGCTAAGGACCCTGAAACAGGTGAGCGCCTGTCAGATGAAAATATTCGTTACCAAATCATTACCTTCTTAATAGCTGGGCACGAAACAACTAGTGGGCTGCTATCCTTTGCGATTTATTTCTTATTAAAGAATCCAGAAAAATTAAAGAAAGCCGTCCAAGAAGCAGATGATGTGCTGCAAGGCGGACTGCCAACATTTAAGCAGGTACAAAAGCTCACATACACTCGTATGGTTTTAAACGAATCTCTTCGTCTCTGGCCAACAGCGCCGACGTTCTCTTTTTATGCAAAAGAAGACACCGTCATCGGAGGGAAATATTCGATTAAAAAGAACCAAAGTGTCTCCGTGCTGCTCCCTAAGTTACATCGTGATCAAGCGGTATGGGGAGAGGATGCGGAAGAATTTAAACCAGAACGCTTTCTACAGCCTGAAAAGATCCCGCAGCATGCCTACAAGCCTTTTGGAAATGGGCAGCGTGCATGTATCGGTATGCAGTTCGCCCTTCATGAAGCCACAATGGTGCTGGCGATGGTTCTGCACAATTTAGAATTGATTGATCATACATCATATGAACTTGATTTAAAAGAATCTCTAACGATTAAACCAAACGATTTTAAAATCAAAGTGCGGCCAAGGAAGCAGCAATTCTTCATGGCACCACCGAAAGAAGAACCAAAAAAAACCACCAAAGCGAGTGAGGCAAAAGTGGATAGTCATGGGACGCCACTGCTTGTTTTATATGGTTCAAATCTAGGCACAGCGCAGCAAATGGCAAATGAATTTGCTGAAGACGGAAAAGCAAAAGGGTTTGACGTGACCACGGCTCCGCTTGATGACTATACACGACAATTACCAGATAGTGGTGCCGTCTTAATCGTGACTGCTTCCTACAACGGACTTCCACCTGATCATGCAAAAGGATTTGTCGATTGGGTAACGCAGGATGAGAAGCAGGATTTATCAAACGTGACATTTGCTGTCTTTGGATGCGGAGATCGAAATTGGGCAAGTACGTACCAGCGTATCCCGCGTCTCATTGATGAAGCGCTTGAAAGAAAAGGTGCAAAACGTGTTGCGAAGTTAGGAGAAGGCGATGCGGGCGGTGATATGGATGAGGATAAAGAAACATTCCAGAAAACGGTCTTCAAGCAGCTGGCAAAAGAATTCAAGCTCACCTTCCAAGAGAAAGGCAAGGAAAAGCCAAATCTATCAGTTGCTTATACAACTGAGCTAGTGGAACGTCCTGTGGCGAAAACATATGGTGCCTTTTCAGCTGTTGTACTGAAAAATGAGGAATTACAATCTGAATCAAGTGAGCGGAAAACAAGACATATAGAACTACAATTGCCTGAAGGGAAACGATACAAGGAAGGGGATCATATCGGAATTGTTCCGAAAAATAGTGATGCACTCGTTCAGCGGGTCATTCATCGCTTCAATCTAGATCCTCAGCAACACATAAAGCTTTCTTCTGAGAAAGAGGCTAGTCATTTACCTTTAGATCAGCCGCTTCAAATAAAAGAATTACTTGCTTCACATGTTGAGCTTCAAGAGCCTGCAACACGTACGCAGCTAAGAGAGCTTGCAGCATATACAGTTTGTCCGCCTCACCGTGTGGAGCTTGAGCAAATGGCTGGTGAAGCCTATCAAGAAGCCATTCTAAAGAAACGAGTGACCATGCTGGACTTATTAGATCAATATGAAGCGTGTGAGCTGCCGTTTGTGCACTTTTTGGCACTTTTACCAGGTTTGAAACCGCGCTACTACTCGATTTCTAGTTCACCAAAGGTGGAAGAAAAAAGAGTCAGTATGACAGTGGCAGTTGTGAAAGGGAAAGCGTGGAGCGGCCGCGGAGAATATGCAGGAGTCGCATCAAACTATTTATGTGGTCTGCAGGAAGGAGAAGAAGTCGCCTGTTTCCTTCACGAAGCGCAGGCAGGATTCCAGCTGCCCCCTTCATCTGAAGTACCGATGATCATGATCGGACCGGGTACAGGAATCGCTCCATTTAGAGGGTTTGTTCAAGCTAGAGGGGTTTGGCAGAAGGAAGGAAAGCCATTAGGTGAGGCTCACCTGTATTTTGGCTGCCGTCACCCTCATGAAGATGATCTGTATTTTGAGGAAATGCAGCTTGCAGCAGAAAAAGGAGTTGTTCACATCCACCGGGCTTATTCTCGTCACAAAGAGAAAAAAGTATATGTTCAGCATTTGTTGAAAGAAGACGGTGAGATGCTGATCCATTTACTTGACCAAGGTGCGTATCTTTACGTGTGCGGGGACGGAAAGGTCATGGCGCCAGATGTAGAGGCTACACTGATCGACCTCTATCAGCATGAGAAACAGTGCTCGAAAGAAACAGCTGCAAATTGGCTCACAACCCTTGCAAATGACCATCGATATGTAAAAGATGTGTGGAGCTGATAAACAGAAATGACCGCCAATCAGGCGGTTTTTTCTGTTTCATAGAGAGATCAATAGAATGAAAGTTAGAAAGATACAAAACACCTAATTTACAAATGAAACATTTTGTAAAAAATAAGAATATTCTCTCATTTACTCCAATATGAAACAATCGTATGATTTTTGATATAGGACATAAAGGAGGAATATGATGAAAAAGGTGAAAATGTTACTCCCTTCTCTACTCGTTTTTGGTGCTTTAAGTGTGCCTAGTTTTGCCCATGCTGCATCTAATTCAGTACTAACGTCTGATTATGACATGGTGACTTCTGATGGGAAGGTCATCTCTTCAAGTGATTTCCACAATGATACGAAATCCCCCTCATCCTTTGACAAAGTGGACGATCTTTCTTCTACTGTTGGTGAAAAAGTAAAACCTCTATCAAAATATTTAAAAGACTTTCAAACAAAAGTCGTCATTGGAGACGATGGTAGAACAAAAGTAGCGAATACAAGAGTGGCACCATATAATTCGATTGCTTATATTACATTTGGCGGCTCAAGCTGCACGGGGACACTCATTGCTCCTAACAAAATTTTGACAAACGGGCACTGCGTGTACAATACAGCATCGAGAAGTTATAGTGCAAAAGGATCGGTGTATCCAGGCATGAATGATAGTACTGCGGTGAATGGCTCAGCAAAAATGACGGAGTTCTATGTACCAAGCGGATATATCAATACAGGTGCAAGCCAATATGATTTTGCTGTAATCAAAACGGATACGAACATTGGCAATACGGTCGGTTATCGCTCTATCCGTCAGGTGACAAACTTAACTGGGACAACGATTAAAATTTCAGGATATCCAGGCGATAAAATGAGATCAACTGGTAAGGTGTCGCAGTGGGAGATGTCGGGTCCTGTGACAAGAGAAGATACGAATCTCGCATACTATACGATTGATACTTTTAGCGGAAATTCAGGCTCAGCAATGCTAGATCAAAATCAGCAAATTGTTGGGGTTCATAACGCAGGGTATTCAAACGGAACAATGAATGGCGGTCCAAAAGCGACAGCTGCCTTTGTTGAATTTATTAACTATGCAAAAGCGCAATAAAGGCTAGGGGTTAGAGCTTGTTTCCTTCATAGGGGACAAGCTTTTTTCTCGTTTCGACCTGTCTTTCCTGAAAGATCCATTGAGTTTGCAGCCTCTTCAATTATTCCACATGTCATTCGTTAACCCTTCATACATTAAAATGACGCATTTCCTTTAAGTCAAGATACTGCTTGAGAAAAAAAGGAGGTCACACACTTTTGAAAATGAGAAGAGGCTGGATCACTGCTGTCACCTTATGCTTTTTGATATGGATAGGCACGCTTTTAGGTGGATTTGGGGAGAAACAGGCGGCAAAAGGCGCAGATCGATATGATCATATCATTCAATTTCCAATGGAACGATACCCTGAAACAGGCAGTCATATTCAAGAGGCCATTCGAAAAGGACATTCAGATGTGTGCACGATTGACCGAAATGGAGCAGATGCCCGCAGGCAAGAATCATTAAAAGGAATTCCAACGAAACCTGGTTTTGACCGGGATGAGTGGCCGATGGCGGTTTGTCTTGAGGGAGGAAAGGGTGCGAGTGTTCAATATGTCAGCCCATCTGATAATAGGGGCGCAGGCTCATGGGTTGGGCACCAGATGAGCGGTTATCCTGATGGGAAAAGAATTTTATTTATTGTGAAATAAGCTTGAAGAAAGGTGCCTGTGAATAGGGACCTTTTTTAATGATCAGAGCGTATTGGAGCTAGCAGGGACAAAAGATTCAGTGGTACAATTGATCTTTAAGGTACAGAGACTGACAAGAAGAAAATGTGAAGGGACAAATGCTTATGGAGAAGAACCGTGCATTATACGATTTTTTCATGCAACATGCAGAGAAACTGACTGAAACATGGTATGAATCAATTGAGGATGATGATCCAGACTCAATATATCGTTCAACAGATTCCAGCATCATAGAAGAGCTAAAACGGCAAAATCAAGATTATTACCAGCATTTTATTCGTGCTTTTATTGAAGATAAGACTTATTTACATACCGAGTTTAAAAAATGGTCTGAGGACTTAGCCAGTGATCCGAAGCATTTAAATACACCATTAGATTATGTCGTGAGAGAATACATGTCCAATCAAAGAGTGGTCCTTCATTATTTAAAAGAATTTATTAAACAGCGTCAAGATGAAATTGATATTGACCGCATCTTTTATTGGTATGATTTAATTTCAGAGGCATTTAATATTTCAATCCATGTGTTCATCCAGCAATATGTGAAAAATACAACGAAGAAGCTCATGGCACAAAGAGATATGATTTACGAGCTAAGCTCACCTGTCATTGTCTTAAAAAGTCAAATTGCCTTATTGCCGCTCGTAGGTGACATTGACACAGCAAGAGCAAAGATTATTTTAGAAAATACGCTGAAGCAGTGCTCACAAAAGGGCGTGCAGCATTTATGTATTGATCTATCGGGCGTTGTTATTATTGATACAATGGTGGCCCATCAAATCTTTGATCTCGTCACATCACTTCGGTTAATCGGGGTAGAGACGACCATTTCGGGAATCAGACCGGAAATTGCCCAAACAGCAGTTCAGCTCGGGCTTCCTTTTAATGAATTTCGAACGGCATCATCACTTGCTCACGCGCTCGATCGCATGACCGAATTTTCTCC
Coding sequences:
- a CDS encoding bifunctional cytochrome P450/NADPH--P450 reductase, which gives rise to MQQTSIIPKPKTYGPFKNIPHIKKGELSQTFWRLADELGPIFQFEFAKATSIFVSNHELFQEICDESRFDKYIGSSLNKVRTFSGDGLFTSWTDEPNWRKAHHILMPAFSQQAMKGYHEMMLDIATQLVQKWQRTGHDEEIEVAEDMTKLTLDTIGLCGFDFRFNSFYKENQHPFIESMVNGLNEAMDQASRLPVADKLMIKRRKEFEQNVDFMKQLVDDIIQERKKQDKTGNDLLSLMLHAKDPETGERLSDENIRYQIITFLIAGHETTSGLLSFAIYFLLKNPEKLKKAVQEADDVLQGGLPTFKQVQKLTYTRMVLNESLRLWPTAPTFSFYAKEDTVIGGKYSIKKNQSVSVLLPKLHRDQAVWGEDAEEFKPERFLQPEKIPQHAYKPFGNGQRACIGMQFALHEATMVLAMVLHNLELIDHTSYELDLKESLTIKPNDFKIKVRPRKQQFFMAPPKEEPKKTTKASEAKVDSHGTPLLVLYGSNLGTAQQMANEFAEDGKAKGFDVTTAPLDDYTRQLPDSGAVLIVTASYNGLPPDHAKGFVDWVTQDEKQDLSNVTFAVFGCGDRNWASTYQRIPRLIDEALERKGAKRVAKLGEGDAGGDMDEDKETFQKTVFKQLAKEFKLTFQEKGKEKPNLSVAYTTELVERPVAKTYGAFSAVVLKNEELQSESSERKTRHIELQLPEGKRYKEGDHIGIVPKNSDALVQRVIHRFNLDPQQHIKLSSEKEASHLPLDQPLQIKELLASHVELQEPATRTQLRELAAYTVCPPHRVELEQMAGEAYQEAILKKRVTMLDLLDQYEACELPFVHFLALLPGLKPRYYSISSSPKVEEKRVSMTVAVVKGKAWSGRGEYAGVASNYLCGLQEGEEVACFLHEAQAGFQLPPSSEVPMIMIGPGTGIAPFRGFVQARGVWQKEGKPLGEAHLYFGCRHPHEDDLYFEEMQLAAEKGVVHIHRAYSRHKEKKVYVQHLLKEDGEMLIHLLDQGAYLYVCGDGKVMAPDVEATLIDLYQHEKQCSKETAANWLTTLANDHRYVKDVWS
- a CDS encoding trypsin-like serine peptidase, with the translated sequence MKKVKMLLPSLLVFGALSVPSFAHAASNSVLTSDYDMVTSDGKVISSSDFHNDTKSPSSFDKVDDLSSTVGEKVKPLSKYLKDFQTKVVIGDDGRTKVANTRVAPYNSIAYITFGGSSCTGTLIAPNKILTNGHCVYNTASRSYSAKGSVYPGMNDSTAVNGSAKMTEFYVPSGYINTGASQYDFAVIKTDTNIGNTVGYRSIRQVTNLTGTTIKISGYPGDKMRSTGKVSQWEMSGPVTREDTNLAYYTIDTFSGNSGSAMLDQNQQIVGVHNAGYSNGTMNGGPKATAAFVEFINYAKAQ
- a CDS encoding RNA ligase, translated to MRTLVLLRGLPGVGKSTWIKAQGLEPYTLSADQIRLLTQPPQLSVNGKLEISSKHDHKIWSLLFELLTARMERGDFTVIDATHISSKSISQYKSLATSYRYRVYVVDFTQVPLETALLQNRSREPHKVVRESVLYQMNERLKTEKVPSWVTVLQPEEYPQVMTYQPRSFDQYEAIHVFGDIHGCHTALTTYLQGDIKENELYIFAGDLLDRGIENKEVLEWMLAHRECRNVIVIEGNHDQHLYRFAHGEKVRSNMFNRHTAPEIEAADFDLKEVRKFVRTFHQLTYFTYHGKTFLVTHGGLAHLPKELLHVSTQQLIHGVGEYSDDIDHLFVQNTAGLDIIQIHGHRNLYRLPIQAAERSYNLEGQVEFGGQLRVLKITADGIETHEIANPVYRASEKKPSATIQPDISLDDFLAHLDQHEYVQELKLPHHISSFNFTKKAFSERQWDDVNVKARGLFVNMVSKQIVSRSYNKFFNIDERPETKMHHLVNHLQFPVTVYDKANGYLGTVGYNELEDELVFTSKSYTSHVKQNQHASWVEELFYQTFGDVQVDYIKSYVRDHHVSLVFEVILPEKDPHIITYEQDQLILLDIVKRQLSYEKAPFNEVKRLSEQLGMSSKQEVAVFHDWTSFYKWYQAVSHDDSIKEEGYVIEDNSGFMTKLKLPYYQFWKQMRAIKQRVAEKRSSQKYMQALQTAEQARFYTWLLEQEPENVRKRSIIELRSQFEQTEAAQSNHDEINA
- a CDS encoding DMT family transporter — encoded protein: MDMKTTAPKKSIALPLVISIIAISFSAIIVKWSNAPAAILSMYRMMFAAAFMLPFILPRKKEFLSIKRRDWLFLCMSGFFLGLHFVLWFGSLKLTTVASSTIIIALQPMVSLLGGFLIFRERTTLPALLTMCAAIVGALMIGWGDIGHSQEAILGDILSFLSVIAVVCYLLIGQQAVRKISHWIYSFCVFGFAGLFLILFNLIQQTPFTGYPGKEWGIFILLAIIPTMSHVINNWLLTYVNATTISMSILGEPVGATILAVWLLGEKLTLLQMFGGLLVLLGVFLFLMQQRQGIVKKPKKSG
- a CDS encoding DUF6944 family repetitive protein, coding for MCNVAEYNILTGAWIDALGTIISAIAEIRSLAGMNEINNKLVAIGEGLQAVGSFVIAIAPEEYSYAFTGNLIDGAGASTSSLAAYLQDVEGENSDNLRLEILGDSFQSIGASIAATGDYIIGEQLFAVGNSIQALGAGLEAIGGVYELKNKEEGAQILSTLGAISQAIGSNFVALLLTDEFIASNICPYKETWRG
- a CDS encoding TetR/AcrR family transcriptional regulator, whose product is MPAAPDKQEQIMKASLDLFIERGFDGTTMPMISKKANVGAGTIYRYFDSKEALVNTLYQRSLSAFIEKMNTNSPDPNESIRAYFKHVFYCLVLFTKENPSGLYFLEIDKRSHYLDETSKEKMQHLLHGLFLIFEEGKKDGIHPNLSGRTILSIVFGAFVQLHKQILAEEIEPTIEFLEDIEQSLWRAISVASK
- a CDS encoding STAS domain-containing protein; amino-acid sequence: MEKNRALYDFFMQHAEKLTETWYESIEDDDPDSIYRSTDSSIIEELKRQNQDYYQHFIRAFIEDKTYLHTEFKKWSEDLASDPKHLNTPLDYVVREYMSNQRVVLHYLKEFIKQRQDEIDIDRIFYWYDLISEAFNISIHVFIQQYVKNTTKKLMAQRDMIYELSSPVIVLKSQIALLPLVGDIDTARAKIILENTLKQCSQKGVQHLCIDLSGVVIIDTMVAHQIFDLVTSLRLIGVETTISGIRPEIAQTAVQLGLPFNEFRTASSLAHALDRMTEFSPI
- a CDS encoding TIGR00366 family protein, with product MSNGENMAFNMGDLLFQVFSLLFIAAIVTIIVIAFRMIRRKRMELKKVEEKLNKVIEKNDLKE
- a CDS encoding NucA/NucB deoxyribonuclease domain-containing protein, which produces MKMRRGWITAVTLCFLIWIGTLLGGFGEKQAAKGADRYDHIIQFPMERYPETGSHIQEAIRKGHSDVCTIDRNGADARRQESLKGIPTKPGFDRDEWPMAVCLEGGKGASVQYVSPSDNRGAGSWVGHQMSGYPDGKRILFIVK
- a CDS encoding LutC/YkgG family protein, coding for MKGTISHRESFLAHIRKQLGGKDSSSSAPIQRPAWQHQVQWETNGLMSKEELVEQLKKQCQRIHTRVVETTPEEAPSLLRLLMTEYGEGSVITAADHRFEQYGFHPMFDSLQHEGFSVTNWDAEASREENIRLAEQATYSVVFSDYTLAESGTVVLSSHQGQGRALHFLPMMYIVCIEKSTVVPRMIQAVSALNRSVEEGEQAKGAIHFISGPSNSADIEMNLVVGVHGPVRAVYLLIDDE